The following are from one region of the Mauremys reevesii isolate NIE-2019 linkage group 2, ASM1616193v1, whole genome shotgun sequence genome:
- the TWIST1 gene encoding twist-related protein 1 yields MMQQDESSSPVSPADDSLSNSEEEPDRQQQPSGKRGGRKRRSSRRSAGAAVGAGEEPCSPAQGKRGKKSGAGGGGGSSSGGGSPQSYEELQTQRVMANVRERQRTQSLNEAFAALRKIIPTLPSDKLSKIQTLKLAARYIDFLYQVLQSDELDSKMASCSYVAHERLSYAFSVWRMEGAWSMSASH; encoded by the coding sequence atgatgcagcaggACGAGTCGAGCTCTCCAGTCTCCCCGGCCGACGACAGCCTGAGCAACAGCGAAGAGGAGCCCGaccggcagcagcagcccagcggcAAGCGAGGGGGGCGCAAGCGGAGATCCAGCCGGCGCAGCGCAGGAGCGGCCGTCGGAGCCGGGGAGGAGCCGTGCAGCCCGGCCCAAGGCAAGCGAGGCAAGAAGTCCGGCGCCGGgggaggcggcggcagcagcagcggcggAGGCAGCCCCCAGTCCTACGAGGAGCTGCAGACCCAGCGGGTCATGGCCAACGTGCGGGAGCGCCAGCGCACCCAGTCCCTGAACGAAGCCTTCGCCGCCCTGCGGAAGATCATCCCCACGCTGCCCTCGGACAAGCTCAGCAAGATCCAGACCCTCAAGCTGGCGGCCAGGTACATCGACTTCCTCTACCAGGTCTTACAGAGCGACGAGCTGGACTCCAAGATGGCCAGCTGCAGCTATGTGGCCCACGAGCGGCTCAGCTACGCCTTCTCCGTGTGGAGGATGGAGGGCGCCTGGTCCATGTCCGCATCCCACTAG